The window ACCCCCTCAAAAAAGAACACTAGAACACCATTTGTTTTTGTCCTTCTATTTGTGGTGAGGGCTAAGCAAACAAGAGTTAATAGTACATAATCACAAACTATAAACTATACTTATTTGTTATGTATTCCCTCCGTTCGGAAATAAGTGacatggttttagttcaaatttgaactaaactCACAACACTTATTTCCGAATTGAGGAAGTAGTAATTTGCATCAGTCCCTCCAATGTATGTATAATTGTTCCCCTGTGATTTGATTTGACAGGCAAGACCACAACAGTGAGGACAAGGTACACTGTCATGTCGAAGGAGCTCCTGGATGAATACCCAGAATTGAAGACAGAAGGCTCTCCAACATTGACGCCACGGCTTGACATCTGCAATGCCGCGGTGCTTGAACTTGGTGCTGCTGCAGCTCGTGCCGCCCTTGGTGAGTGGGGCCGTCCAGCAGCTGATATTACCCACCTGGTCTACATCTCCTCCAGCGAGCTTCGCCTCCCAGGGGGTGATCTTTTCCTGGCAACCCGTCTTGGCCTCTCTCCAAACACAGTGCGCACATCCCTTCTCTTCCTTGGCTGCTCAGGTGGTGCTGCCGCCCTCCGCACTGCCAAGGACATTGCAGAGAACAACCCAGGGAGCCGTGTCCTTGTAATAGCGGCGGAGACAACTGTGTTGGGCTTCCGGCCGCCAAGCCCTGATCGTCCTTATGACCTCGTTGGTGCTGCTCTGTTTGGTGATGGTGCATCAGCTGCAATTATTGGAGCAAGCCCTATCAAAGCAGAAGAGGATCCTTTCTTGGAGCTTGAGTTCTCAACCCAGGAGTTCCTACCAGGGACAGACAAGGTAATTGATGGCAAGATCTCAGAGGAAGGGATTAACTTCAAACTGGGGCGTGATTTGCCTGAAAAGATTGAAAGCCGCATAGAAGGCTTCTGCAGGATACTCATGGACAAGGTTGGGATAAAGGAGTTCAATGACGTATTTTGGGCTGTGCATCCCGGCGGACCAGCAATATTGAACAGGCTGGAGGTTTGTCTTGAACTTGAGCCAGATAAACTCA is drawn from Aegilops tauschii subsp. strangulata cultivar AL8/78 chromosome 1, Aet v6.0, whole genome shotgun sequence and contains these coding sequences:
- the LOC109741830 gene encoding type III polyketide synthase A-like, which codes for MSGLGGLGSIGGGGNGISHGSGGKAKLLALGKGLPEQVLPQEKLVETYLQDTSCDDPATRAKLERLCKTTTVRTRYTVMSKELLDEYPELKTEGSPTLTPRLDICNAAVLELGAAAARAALGEWGRPAADITHLVYISSSELRLPGGDLFLATRLGLSPNTVRTSLLFLGCSGGAAALRTAKDIAENNPGSRVLVIAAETTVLGFRPPSPDRPYDLVGAALFGDGASAAIIGASPIKAEEDPFLELEFSTQEFLPGTDKVIDGKISEEGINFKLGRDLPEKIESRIEGFCRILMDKVGIKEFNDVFWAVHPGGPAILNRLEVCLELEPDKLKISRKALMNYGNVSSNTVFYVLEYLRDELKKGAIREEWGLILAFGPGITFEGMLVRGIN